From one Flavobacterium sp. N502536 genomic stretch:
- a CDS encoding LysE family translocator: MINDILAGLPWGLFLSFMVGPVFFILLETSITKGFRAAIVFDLGVVLGDIFFIAIAYLGSYRLIQSLKDKPALFIFGGIIMLAYGIISFVRLRKEEKINDEEIDRDIIKRNYGSLFVKGFLLNVINIGVLGFWLAVIISVGPKLEMQNSRMFTFFTSVIITYLLVDCLKILLAKQLKSKMTPTNILKIKKGISIVLMVFGVALMIQGWFPKEKEMVKNAFEKIEK; encoded by the coding sequence ATGATAAATGATATTTTGGCTGGACTGCCATGGGGACTTTTTTTAAGTTTTATGGTAGGTCCGGTATTTTTTATACTATTGGAAACCAGTATTACAAAAGGATTCAGAGCTGCAATAGTTTTTGATCTTGGTGTTGTATTAGGTGATATTTTCTTTATTGCAATTGCCTATTTAGGAAGTTACAGATTGATTCAGAGTTTAAAAGATAAACCTGCCCTTTTTATTTTTGGTGGAATTATTATGCTCGCCTATGGTATAATTTCTTTCGTTAGACTAAGGAAAGAAGAAAAGATTAACGACGAGGAAATTGATCGTGATATTATTAAAAGAAACTATGGAAGTTTATTTGTAAAAGGCTTTTTACTCAACGTTATTAACATTGGAGTACTTGGTTTCTGGTTAGCGGTTATTATTTCTGTTGGTCCAAAATTAGAAATGCAGAATTCGAGAATGTTTACCTTTTTTACTTCGGTGATCATTACGTATTTATTGGTAGACTGTCTTAAGATATTATTAGCCAAACAATTAAAATCAAAAATGACACCTACGAACATCCTCAAAATAAAGAAAGGAATTAGTATTGTTTTAATGGTTTTTGGAGTAGCTTTAATGATCCAGGGATGGTTTCCGAAAGAAAAAGAAATGGTTAAAAACGCTTTTGAGAAGATTGAAAAGTAG
- a CDS encoding head GIN domain-containing protein, with product MKKLIIGAAILFVQMSFGQVTKELGDFDSVKVFDKLSVKLVQSSENKIVIKGARESEVEVVNKKGLLKLRMPFPKLLSGNDLDITVYYKRLELIDVNEGANVTSKDAIKATVFKVSAQEGGTITAELNVDKLNVSSVSGGSITLTGKADNQDASLGAGGYLLASKLKTSQTKVSVSAGGKADVNASTLVDAKVSAGGSIYIYGKPKQINQKTVFGGKIEEVK from the coding sequence ATGAAAAAGTTAATAATTGGAGCTGCAATTTTATTTGTTCAGATGTCTTTTGGTCAGGTTACCAAAGAATTAGGTGATTTTGATTCCGTTAAAGTATTCGATAAGTTAAGTGTAAAATTAGTTCAGTCTTCAGAAAACAAGATTGTGATTAAAGGCGCGAGAGAATCAGAAGTTGAAGTTGTTAACAAGAAAGGTTTATTAAAACTAAGAATGCCTTTTCCAAAGCTATTATCAGGAAATGATTTGGATATTACCGTATATTACAAACGTTTAGAGCTTATAGATGTTAATGAAGGAGCTAATGTAACCAGCAAAGATGCTATAAAAGCAACCGTATTTAAAGTAAGTGCACAAGAAGGCGGAACTATTACTGCTGAATTGAATGTTGATAAACTAAATGTAAGTTCAGTTTCCGGTGGTTCTATCACTTTAACTGGTAAGGCAGATAATCAGGATGCAAGTCTAGGAGCTGGTGGTTATTTGCTGGCAAGTAAATTAAAGACCTCACAAACGAAAGTAAGCGTTTCTGCGGGAGGAAAAGCAGATGTGAATGCTTCTACCCTTGTTGATGCAAAAGTGAGCGCAGGAGGCTCTATTTACATTTATGGAAAACCGAAACAAATTAATCAAAAAACGGTTTTTGGAGGTAAAATCGAAGAAGTAAAATAA
- the rnr gene encoding ribonuclease R — translation MSKKIRKPIKKEKDFSSKIVKILSQSPNKAFNYKQIAAKLELDDTKSRNEIIKDLKILAASKKIIESEPGKYLVKAESQDYYEGTIDMTSRKTAYFICEEFAEDVFIPTNNLNRALDKDKVKVYVYNRRKGKRPEGEVISVVERNKTEFVGVIDIQANFAFVSTANPKMYTDIFIPKDKIGEAENGDVVLVTIEDWPKRADSPFGSVIRVLGKPGEHNTEIHAILAEYGLPADFPVEVEVYAQKIDTSIQEAEIAKRRDMRDTLTFTIDPKDAKDFDDALSFKKLENGNYEIGIHIADVSYYLEEGTILDDEAYQRATSVYLVDRVVPMLPEVLSNFACSLRPNEEKYTFSAIFEVSPTAQVINQWFGRTVIYSDQRFAYEEAQYIIETKDNTIPVDVSITGESYVVSDEITEATLKLDELAKILRKKRMANGAISFDKVEVKFNLDAEGEPEGVYFKISKDANHLIEEFMLLANRKVAEYIGKQKKTFVYRIHDEPNEDKLIAMQTVIAKFGYKIDFRNKGDISKSLNALMEEVNGKKEQNLIDTLAIRSMSKAKYSTENIGHYGLAFDYYSHFTSPIRRYPDVMVHRLLQYYLDNGASVDEEAYETKCLHCSNMESLATNAERDSIKYMQVKYMQDHQDEEFLGVISGVTEWGIYVEIVSNKCEGMVRIREIKDDYYTFDEKQYALVGATSNSILQLGDEIYVKVKNADLVKKQLDFHFLRRA, via the coding sequence ATGAGTAAGAAAATTAGAAAGCCGATAAAAAAGGAGAAAGATTTCTCGAGTAAAATAGTAAAGATTTTATCGCAAAGCCCAAATAAAGCATTCAACTACAAACAAATAGCAGCAAAGTTAGAACTTGATGATACGAAAAGCAGAAATGAGATTATAAAAGATTTAAAGATTCTCGCTGCTTCAAAAAAGATTATAGAATCAGAACCGGGTAAATATTTAGTAAAAGCCGAAAGTCAGGATTACTACGAAGGAACAATTGATATGACCAGCAGAAAAACGGCATATTTTATTTGTGAAGAGTTTGCCGAAGATGTTTTTATCCCAACCAATAATTTAAACAGAGCTTTAGACAAAGACAAGGTAAAAGTTTATGTTTATAACCGTAGAAAGGGTAAAAGACCTGAAGGTGAAGTAATTAGTGTTGTAGAAAGAAATAAAACAGAGTTTGTTGGAGTAATAGATATTCAAGCCAATTTTGCTTTTGTATCTACCGCAAACCCTAAGATGTATACGGATATTTTTATTCCAAAAGATAAAATAGGAGAGGCTGAAAATGGTGATGTTGTTTTGGTTACCATTGAAGACTGGCCAAAAAGAGCTGATAGTCCATTTGGATCTGTAATCAGAGTTTTAGGAAAACCAGGTGAACACAATACTGAGATTCATGCTATTTTGGCTGAATACGGTTTACCGGCAGATTTTCCGGTAGAAGTAGAGGTGTATGCACAAAAAATAGATACTTCGATTCAGGAAGCCGAGATTGCAAAACGTCGTGATATGCGTGATACACTTACGTTTACGATAGATCCAAAAGATGCAAAAGATTTTGATGATGCATTGTCTTTCAAAAAGTTAGAGAATGGAAATTACGAAATAGGTATTCATATTGCTGATGTTTCGTATTATCTGGAAGAAGGAACAATCTTAGACGATGAAGCCTACCAACGTGCAACTTCGGTTTATTTAGTAGACAGAGTAGTGCCAATGCTTCCGGAAGTTTTATCTAATTTTGCTTGTTCATTACGCCCAAATGAAGAGAAATATACCTTCTCGGCCATTTTTGAAGTTTCGCCAACTGCACAAGTTATTAACCAATGGTTTGGAAGAACAGTAATTTATTCCGATCAGCGATTTGCATACGAAGAAGCGCAATATATCATTGAAACAAAAGACAATACAATTCCTGTTGATGTTTCAATTACCGGAGAATCTTATGTGGTTTCGGATGAAATTACAGAAGCTACTTTAAAATTAGATGAATTAGCTAAGATTTTACGAAAGAAAAGAATGGCCAATGGCGCTATTTCTTTTGATAAAGTAGAAGTAAAGTTTAACCTGGATGCCGAAGGAGAACCGGAAGGAGTATACTTCAAAATTTCAAAAGATGCCAATCATTTAATTGAAGAATTCATGCTTTTAGCCAACAGAAAAGTGGCGGAGTACATTGGAAAACAAAAGAAAACATTTGTTTACAGGATTCACGATGAACCTAATGAAGACAAATTAATTGCGATGCAAACCGTAATTGCTAAATTTGGATATAAAATAGATTTTAGAAACAAAGGCGATATTTCGAAATCATTGAATGCTTTGATGGAAGAAGTAAATGGTAAAAAAGAGCAAAATTTAATTGATACTCTTGCTATTAGAAGTATGAGTAAAGCCAAATATTCGACAGAAAACATTGGCCATTATGGTTTAGCTTTTGATTATTACAGCCATTTTACATCGCCAATTCGTCGTTATCCGGATGTAATGGTACATCGTTTATTGCAGTATTATTTAGACAATGGAGCTTCTGTAGACGAAGAAGCTTACGAAACAAAATGTTTACATTGTTCGAATATGGAAAGTTTAGCGACTAATGCTGAACGAGACAGTATCAAATACATGCAGGTAAAATACATGCAGGATCACCAGGACGAAGAGTTCCTTGGAGTTATTTCGGGTGTTACGGAATGGGGAATTTATGTTGAAATTGTTTCCAACAAATGTGAAGGAATGGTAAGAATCAGAGAGATAAAAGACGATTACTATACTTTTGATGAAAAACAATATGCATTGGTTGGAGCCACTTCAAATAGCATTTTACAATTGGGTGATGAAATTTACGTAAAAGTTAAAAATGCTGATTTAGTTAAAAAACAATTGGATTTTCATTTTTTAAGAAGAGCATAA
- a CDS encoding DUF2007 domain-containing protein: protein MESFKTIAVFNYLHETVVLKHLLEQEEIPYFFENEMTLSVVPMYTSALGGIKLKVHPNDFEEVQQILDNLNNPLKIV, encoded by the coding sequence ATGGAAAGCTTTAAAACCATTGCAGTATTCAATTACCTGCACGAAACAGTTGTTCTGAAACACTTATTAGAACAAGAAGAGATTCCTTATTTTTTTGAAAACGAAATGACCCTTTCTGTCGTTCCCATGTACACTTCCGCTCTCGGTGGAATCAAACTCAAAGTTCATCCAAACGATTTCGAAGAAGTTCAGCAAATTCTGGACAATCTTAATAACCCACTTAAAATTGTTTGA
- the rpiB gene encoding ribose 5-phosphate isomerase B encodes MKISIGNDHAGPEYKKAIVKMLQAKGYEVTNYGTDSEDSVDYPDFGHPVANDVSEGKADFGIVICGSGNGIAMTANKHPKVRAGLCWTKEIAYLTRLHNDANIVSIPARFTSIPQAVEIVETFLTTEFEGGRHQNRVNKIACQ; translated from the coding sequence ATGAAAATTTCGATAGGAAATGACCACGCAGGGCCAGAGTATAAAAAAGCAATTGTTAAGATGCTTCAGGCAAAAGGATATGAAGTAACTAATTATGGTACAGACTCGGAAGATTCTGTAGATTATCCGGATTTTGGTCACCCGGTTGCAAATGATGTCTCTGAAGGTAAAGCTGATTTTGGAATTGTAATTTGCGGAAGCGGAAACGGAATTGCGATGACTGCGAACAAACACCCTAAAGTAAGAGCTGGGTTATGCTGGACTAAAGAAATTGCGTATTTAACACGTTTACACAATGATGCCAATATTGTGAGTATTCCGGCGCGTTTTACGTCTATTCCACAAGCTGTTGAAATTGTTGAAACCTTTTTAACAACGGAATTTGAAGGTGGAAGACATCAAAACAGAGTAAATAAAATTGCTTGTCAATAA
- a CDS encoding ATP-binding protein, translating to MKTYLKRAVVNEFKKKVLPNKVLILLGARRVGKTELIKSYLEEIPSETYLQLNGEDINDINLLKERSVNNYKRLLSGIDLLVIDEAQNVPEIGMILKLIVDTIAGIKIITTGSSMFDLSNKLGEPLVGRKNTIYLFPLAQIEFSEKENYKQTLENLEERLLFGGYPELIQYDNWEDKKDYLFEIINSYLLKDILVFEGIKHADKIYDLLRLIAYQVGKEVSIQELANQLQLSKNTVANYLELLSKVFILFKIEGFSRNLRKEIVKSSRWYFYDNGIRNAVINNFNNLSSRNDIGDLWENYLAYERIKKQHYQKIKTNNYFWRTYDQQELDWLEEIGDQLTGFEFKWNENRKVKIPTAFAKAYPEADFKLINKSNYLDFIS from the coding sequence ATGAAAACGTATTTAAAAAGAGCGGTTGTTAATGAGTTTAAGAAAAAGGTATTACCAAATAAGGTTTTAATTTTACTTGGAGCCCGTCGTGTTGGTAAAACAGAGCTAATAAAAAGCTATTTAGAAGAAATTCCATCTGAAACTTATCTTCAGCTTAATGGAGAAGATATCAATGATATAAATTTATTAAAAGAACGTTCTGTTAATAACTACAAAAGGTTATTGTCGGGTATTGATTTACTGGTTATAGATGAAGCTCAAAATGTTCCGGAAATAGGAATGATTCTCAAATTGATTGTGGATACAATTGCAGGAATTAAAATTATAACTACAGGATCTTCAATGTTTGATTTAAGTAATAAATTAGGCGAACCTCTGGTAGGAAGAAAAAATACGATTTACTTATTTCCGTTAGCACAAATAGAATTCTCTGAAAAGGAAAACTATAAACAAACTCTTGAAAATTTAGAAGAGAGATTACTTTTTGGAGGTTACCCTGAATTGATTCAATATGATAATTGGGAGGATAAAAAGGATTATCTTTTTGAAATTATCAATTCGTATTTATTGAAAGATATTTTAGTTTTTGAAGGGATTAAACATGCTGATAAAATTTATGACTTACTTCGCTTAATTGCTTATCAGGTTGGTAAAGAAGTTTCTATACAAGAATTAGCCAATCAATTACAGCTGTCAAAAAATACGGTTGCAAACTATTTAGAATTACTTTCAAAAGTATTTATATTGTTCAAAATAGAGGGTTTTAGTAGAAATTTAAGGAAAGAAATTGTAAAATCAAGCCGTTGGTATTTTTATGATAACGGTATTCGAAATGCAGTTATTAACAATTTTAATAACTTAAGTTCAAGAAATGATATTGGTGATTTATGGGAGAATTATTTAGCCTATGAAAGAATCAAAAAACAGCATTATCAAAAAATAAAAACCAATAATTACTTTTGGCGAACCTATGATCAGCAAGAATTAGATTGGCTGGAGGAAATAGGAGATCAGTTGACAGGATTTGAATTTAAATGGAATGAAAATAGAAAAGTAAAAATTCCAACTGCATTTGCGAAAGCTTATCCGGAAGCTGATTTCAAGCTTATTAATAAAAGTAATTATTTAGATTTTATAAGTTAA
- a CDS encoding DUF1294 domain-containing protein: protein MEVLLTYFLVVNIIVFILAGYDKYQARKNKQRIPENTLFFLEAIGGTAGLLLAMLSFRHKTSKSSFIIKFSFIFFIQIVLIYLKLTYKI from the coding sequence ATGGAAGTTTTATTAACGTATTTTTTAGTTGTAAATATCATCGTTTTTATTCTCGCGGGATATGATAAATATCAAGCCCGAAAAAACAAACAAAGAATCCCCGAAAACACCTTGTTTTTTCTGGAAGCTATTGGTGGAACTGCCGGATTATTGTTAGCAATGTTATCCTTCAGACATAAAACGAGTAAATCTTCTTTTATTATAAAATTCTCGTTTATTTTTTTCATTCAGATTGTCTTGATTTATCTAAAATTAACTTATAAAATCTAA
- a CDS encoding Tex family protein — translation MTNIQFIAKTVTTAAINIQNTVKLLEEDCTIPFISRYRKDTTGNLDEVQIEQIAKLQKEYETIVKRKEAVLKSIEEQKSLTPELKQKIEQSFDLQEIEDFYLPFKKKKKTKADVAREFGLEPLAKIIMSENDVDVDFISTQYLNENVINEEAAMQGARDIIAEWINENIYVRKQLRRLYQRKAVIGTKVVKKKSEEEGAQKFSQYFDWEEPLTKAPSHRLLAMLRAENEGFVKMKVDVDLDEAYDIIDEIIIKKQNSTTAHLQLAIEDSYKRLLNPAIGNETLQEAKAKADANSIQVFANNLGQLLLAPPLGEKRILAIDPGFRSGCKVVCLDEKGDLLYNETIYPHAPQNEETMAIKKIRSMVNAYQIDAISIGNGTASRETEFFIKKIAFDKPLQVFIVSEAGASVYSASKIAREEFPNYDVTVRGSVSIGRRLSDPLAELVKIDPKAIGVGQYQHDVDQTKLKEELDNTVIRCVNSVGININTASKHLLSYVSGIGEKLAENIVQYRSENGPFEDRKQLKKVPRLGDKAYQQGAAFIRITNAKNPLDNSAVHPEAYPVVEKMAKDLKLSVNDLIANKEKTALIKAENYITPEIGLLTLKDIIKELEKPGLDPRKSAKVFEFDANVKSIKDLKTGMILPGIVNNITNFGCFVDIGIKESGLVHISQLKAGFVSDVNEVVKLHQHVDVKVTEVDEDRKRIQLTMVL, via the coding sequence ATGACTAATATTCAATTTATTGCAAAGACTGTAACAACAGCGGCAATTAACATTCAAAACACGGTAAAATTATTAGAAGAAGATTGTACGATTCCGTTCATTTCGCGTTACCGAAAGGATACAACCGGAAATCTTGATGAAGTTCAAATCGAGCAAATTGCAAAACTTCAAAAGGAGTATGAAACGATCGTAAAACGCAAAGAAGCGGTTTTGAAATCGATCGAAGAACAAAAATCACTTACGCCTGAATTGAAACAAAAGATTGAACAAAGTTTTGACTTACAGGAAATTGAAGATTTTTATCTGCCTTTTAAAAAGAAGAAAAAAACAAAAGCAGATGTTGCCCGTGAATTTGGTTTAGAACCATTGGCAAAAATCATCATGTCGGAGAATGATGTTGATGTTGATTTTATTTCGACACAATATCTAAACGAAAATGTGATTAATGAAGAAGCCGCAATGCAGGGTGCACGTGATATTATTGCCGAATGGATTAACGAAAATATTTATGTTCGTAAACAATTGCGAAGATTGTATCAGCGCAAAGCGGTAATAGGAACAAAAGTTGTAAAAAAGAAAAGTGAAGAGGAAGGAGCTCAAAAATTCAGTCAGTATTTTGATTGGGAAGAACCATTGACAAAAGCGCCTTCGCATCGTTTATTGGCCATGCTTCGTGCTGAAAACGAAGGTTTTGTAAAAATGAAAGTTGATGTTGATTTGGATGAAGCTTATGATATTATTGACGAGATCATCATTAAAAAACAAAATAGTACAACCGCACATTTGCAGTTAGCGATTGAAGACAGTTACAAACGATTGTTAAATCCTGCTATTGGAAATGAAACGCTACAGGAAGCCAAAGCCAAAGCGGATGCCAATTCAATCCAGGTTTTTGCAAACAATTTAGGGCAGTTGTTATTAGCACCGCCTTTGGGTGAAAAACGTATTTTGGCTATAGATCCCGGATTTAGAAGTGGTTGTAAAGTGGTTTGTTTGGATGAGAAAGGAGATTTGTTATACAATGAAACGATTTATCCGCATGCACCTCAAAACGAGGAAACTATGGCGATCAAAAAAATTCGTTCTATGGTTAATGCGTATCAAATTGATGCCATTTCTATTGGAAACGGAACTGCTTCACGTGAAACGGAATTTTTTATCAAAAAAATCGCGTTCGACAAACCGTTGCAGGTTTTTATTGTTTCTGAGGCCGGGGCTTCGGTATATTCGGCATCAAAAATTGCGAGAGAAGAATTTCCAAACTATGATGTTACGGTTCGTGGATCGGTTTCTATTGGAAGACGACTTTCAGATCCTTTGGCCGAATTGGTAAAAATTGATCCAAAAGCAATCGGAGTTGGGCAGTACCAGCATGATGTGGATCAGACGAAATTAAAAGAAGAACTAGATAATACGGTAATTCGTTGTGTGAACTCGGTTGGAATCAATATCAATACCGCGAGTAAACATTTATTGAGTTATGTGAGTGGAATAGGAGAGAAGCTGGCAGAAAATATCGTTCAGTATCGTTCAGAAAATGGTCCTTTTGAAGACAGAAAGCAACTGAAAAAAGTACCTCGTTTAGGTGATAAAGCCTATCAGCAGGGCGCTGCTTTTATTAGAATTACGAATGCCAAAAATCCGCTGGATAATTCGGCTGTACATCCGGAGGCTTATCCGGTTGTAGAGAAAATGGCAAAAGACTTAAAACTTTCTGTGAATGACCTAATTGCTAACAAAGAGAAAACGGCCCTTATTAAGGCCGAAAATTATATTACTCCTGAAATAGGGCTATTAACTTTAAAAGACATCATTAAAGAGCTTGAAAAGCCAGGATTAGATCCAAGAAAGTCGGCGAAGGTATTTGAGTTTGATGCCAACGTAAAATCAATTAAAGATTTGAAAACCGGAATGATTTTACCGGGAATTGTGAATAACATTACCAACTTTGGCTGTTTTGTTGATATCGGAATTAAAGAAAGCGGATTGGTTCACATTTCTCAATTGAAAGCCGGTTTTGTAAGTGATGTAAACGAGGTGGTAAAATTACACCAGCATGTTGATGTAAAGGTTACTGAGGTTGATGAAGATAGAAAGAGAATTCAATTGACGATGGTATTATAA
- a CDS encoding twin-arginine translocase TatA/TatE family subunit: MGRLGLTEILVIVGIVILLFGGKKIPELMKGLGSGIKEFKNAAKDDQTAPPVKKEEEEKK; this comes from the coding sequence ATGGGAAGATTAGGTCTTACAGAAATCCTTGTAATAGTAGGTATCGTGATATTACTTTTTGGAGGTAAAAAAATTCCGGAATTAATGAAAGGTTTAGGAAGTGGAATTAAGGAATTTAAAAACGCTGCTAAAGACGATCAAACCGCACCTCCTGTTAAAAAAGAAGAGGAAGAAAAAAAATAA
- a CDS encoding peptidase, producing MTTKKFNFRKNLFIKNRLVILNENTFEEIFSFKLNLMNVFVTFTLGGIFLILITTFIIAFTPLREFIPGYSSSELKKNATELAIKSDSLETALKKNEAYIKGIQKVLRGELEYAKFNKDSILAETDEPSEVDMKSSEEEIKLREEVARMEKESGEKPRSKNKSDKN from the coding sequence ATGACCACGAAAAAATTCAATTTCAGAAAAAATTTGTTCATCAAAAACCGATTGGTGATTTTGAATGAGAATACTTTTGAAGAAATTTTTTCATTCAAACTTAATTTAATGAACGTTTTTGTGACGTTTACTCTGGGAGGTATCTTTTTAATTTTAATCACCACTTTTATTATTGCTTTCACCCCTTTGCGGGAGTTTATTCCGGGCTATTCTTCTTCTGAATTAAAAAAGAATGCAACGGAACTGGCTATAAAATCAGATTCACTGGAAACTGCTTTAAAGAAAAATGAAGCCTACATAAAAGGGATTCAGAAGGTTTTGAGAGGGGAACTGGAATACGCAAAATTCAATAAAGATTCTATTTTAGCCGAAACGGATGAGCCTTCGGAGGTGGATATGAAGTCGTCAGAAGAAGAGATTAAATTAAGAGAAGAGGTGGCCAGGATGGAGAAGGAGTCAGGTGAAAAGCCCCGAAGTAAAAACAAAAGTGATAAGAATTAA
- a CDS encoding DUF6909 family protein — MKETKHISRSRAQESSAAIEKMYITMRHLFNRGFYKPMGVSGDSLRESLLALRPEIYGNIGEEKVELNGLLYVIERLPIGIEQCRFINLTSDEGYSKSHFQPIVPPKRRRNCYRIDEEQMNVEITRGRSDIYDILTHLTFIFIESHKIKNRVLLDDGGEVSRDWLKLEQAVLQTKKLSQIEKEKAISHVANILARTFEEVLDIYDAFGSENAPDRFLHVIYWLGKLAIEEVIDNNKRTITFSPVLRERLGHHIHGEIWATNIKEVLKANNLLKRPIHVISANMHSVMNSIFATPLLKTKFKEKSDFYIYEELSKSGAKEIRGVVEELALKNGMISLPDSSGTNIDVQIFDTAKIDWAKTAFPKAKLEEEKPVIIVMDYAFGEQAYETIDELLKPFKKDTLLNVKSVSIMGKAGILEGGKGDIMIPTAHINEGTADNYFFENELTGAMFEGNDIAVFEGAMVTVLGTSLQNRDLLKFFHESTWGVIGLEMEGSYYQKAIQSASKIRKSVPHDIKVRYAYYASDNPLETGSTLASGGLGTTGVKPTYLITIKILEQIFNVK; from the coding sequence ATGAAAGAAACCAAACATATATCAAGATCAAGAGCACAGGAATCGTCTGCTGCTATAGAAAAAATGTACATTACAATGCGTCACTTGTTCAACCGTGGTTTTTACAAACCAATGGGAGTTTCCGGTGATAGTTTACGCGAATCATTATTAGCATTACGTCCGGAAATTTACGGAAATATAGGTGAAGAAAAAGTAGAATTAAATGGACTTTTGTACGTTATAGAACGTTTGCCAATTGGAATTGAACAATGTCGTTTTATCAATTTAACTTCAGACGAAGGATATTCTAAATCACATTTTCAGCCAATTGTTCCTCCAAAAAGAAGGAGAAACTGTTACCGAATTGATGAGGAACAAATGAACGTTGAAATTACTCGTGGACGTTCAGACATTTACGATATTTTGACACACTTGACTTTTATTTTTATCGAATCGCATAAAATTAAAAACAGGGTTTTATTAGATGATGGAGGAGAGGTTTCGCGCGATTGGCTTAAATTAGAACAGGCTGTATTGCAAACAAAGAAACTTTCTCAAATCGAAAAAGAAAAAGCAATCTCGCATGTTGCTAATATTTTAGCGCGAACTTTTGAAGAGGTTTTGGATATTTATGATGCTTTTGGATCAGAAAATGCTCCGGATCGTTTTCTGCACGTTATTTATTGGTTAGGGAAATTAGCAATTGAAGAAGTTATTGACAATAACAAACGTACCATTACTTTTAGTCCCGTATTAAGAGAGCGTTTAGGACATCATATTCATGGTGAAATCTGGGCTACCAACATCAAGGAAGTTCTTAAGGCAAATAACCTGCTAAAACGTCCAATTCATGTTATAAGTGCAAATATGCACAGTGTGATGAATTCAATTTTTGCAACACCCTTGTTGAAAACAAAATTCAAGGAGAAGTCTGATTTTTATATTTACGAAGAGTTAAGCAAATCAGGTGCAAAAGAAATTAGAGGAGTTGTAGAAGAACTGGCATTAAAAAATGGCATGATTTCGCTACCGGATAGTTCCGGAACGAATATCGATGTTCAGATTTTTGATACCGCAAAAATTGACTGGGCAAAAACCGCTTTTCCAAAAGCAAAACTGGAGGAAGAAAAACCGGTTATTATTGTTATGGATTATGCATTTGGTGAGCAGGCATATGAGACTATCGACGAACTTTTGAAACCGTTTAAAAAAGATACTTTATTGAATGTAAAATCAGTTTCGATCATGGGGAAAGCCGGAATTTTAGAGGGTGGAAAAGGAGATATCATGATCCCAACCGCACATATAAACGAAGGAACGGCTGATAATTATTTCTTTGAAAACGAATTAACCGGAGCTATGTTTGAAGGCAATGATATTGCTGTTTTTGAAGGAGCTATGGTTACAGTTTTAGGAACATCATTGCAGAACAGAGATTTATTGAAATTTTTCCATGAGTCTACCTGGGGTGTAATAGGTTTGGAAATGGAAGGTTCTTATTATCAGAAAGCGATTCAGTCTGCCTCTAAAATCAGAAAAAGTGTACCGCATGACATTAAGGTTCGTTATGCTTATTATGCATCAGATAATCCATTGGAAACAGGCAGTACCTTAGCTTCAGGCGGATTAGGTACGACCGGTGTAAAGCCAACTTATTTGATTACCATTAAAATTTTAGAACAGATTTTCAACGTAAAATAA